The sequence below is a genomic window from Alphaproteobacteria bacterium.
CATAAAGAGTGATCTGATGTGCTCTGAACTGCAGTCTGCCATCAACAACCAAATCAATATCTTGACTTTCCGCAGCCATGGGAAGAGTCCGCAACGGCACGACCGAGCGGCTCCTCATGGTGGTTCCGAGGTGGTCTAGGAATGGTGAAAGAGGTCGGTTGTAGCCGTTGCTCTTCTCGGTCGGCGCATAAAAGATCAGTCGGTCACGAGCGCGCGACTGCGCCACATAGAATAGGCACTCCTGCTCTTCGGCCATGCCTTCGCGGAACGCTTCCAGTGGGCTGCCTTCAGTCCCTGCAATCATTCCATCTGGTGCGGGACAGGGAGGCGCCTGCGGCTTGCGAGGCAAGGTGTCGCTGTTAAGGCCCGGAATATGGACGCCGCCGAATTCCAAGCCCTTAGCACCGTGAATGGTCATTAGCCGCACAGCGTCGAGATGCTGGGCGCAAGACGGAAGTTGACGCAGGTCGCGGTCGTCGCCGAGCCGCACGAGCCTGCGCACACGATCGAGCAGTTGCGTGATGGGTAGGCTGCGCCCCGTCGGCTGCACTCGCAGGAAGTTAAGGAATTGCCAAATCGCGATACCGCGTGTCTGATCGGTAAGATGATCGGACGCGCTAAGGTGCGCGGCAATACGGGTGCGATCTAGCAGCAGTGTTGCGAGCACGGTCCAGGGCGAGGCTGTTTGGTCAAATCCGCCGATCACGGATGCGAGCCTAGCGAGCGCCTGACGACCGGCATCGCTGATGCCTGGGATTGCATCCCCATGTTGAAGCCAGTCGGCCGGCGCGTAATCGGACACACGCAGATGTTCGAAGATCGCCGCCACGTCTGCAAAAGACATTGTAAAGTCGGGCCAGCAGGCGATTCGTACTAATCCCATGGCTCGCCGATCGACAAGGACAGAGAGAAAAGCCAGGAGGTCCTTGGCCTCGTCCCGCTCGAACAGGTTGCCTAGAAATAAGACCGGAACGCCGAGCCGTTCGAGGTCTTGTCCAATCATCGACAGCTTTTCGTTACCTGTGCATAGGACCGCTTGGTCGCGATAGGCGCAGCCCTCGCGCCGAAGTTCCTCAATTGCGTCGGCCAAAGCAACCTGCTGCTGTTCAGCGCGTTGTACCTTGCGCAACTCCGGCCTATTCCCGTTGGCGTTCCGATCCGCTTCGAGGTCACTGTCTGCATCACCAGCCCGCATCGTAATTGCGAAGCTGGAGAAGCTGGCGACGATCTCTGGTACAGAACGGTAGTTGCGCTTTAAGCGACCCCGCTTGCCACATGGAAAATCCTCCTTTCCGAAGCGGGTCATGTTGAAGGATGATGCGCCGCGAAACCGATAAATCGATTGTTTGGCGTCTCCGACCATCCATAGATTGTTGCCATCTGGCCGTAGTGAGCGCAACAAACGTACGCTGCTACGGTTCACGTCCTGATACTCATCTACCAGGACATGATCATACTGCACCTGTAGCGCCGCGCAGATGGCCTTGTCATTTTCGAGCAATTTGGCCGGCAAGGCGACGAGATCGCCGAAGTCTATACAATGTGCGTCGCGTTTTAGCCGCTCATAGGCCGCATAGAAGCTGGCCACCTCATTTGCACGCTCTGCCGCTTCGCGAGCATCAGGATCCTGCGCTTTTGCCAGCATGTTGCCAGCAAGCCCTGCATAAGATTCAGCGTCGACTACCTCATCCTTCGCTCGTGAGACAGCTGTCAACATGTCTGCAATGATCTGGGTCGGATCATAAAGATTGCGGTATTGCGCGAGCTTCAGACGCGGGAACTCATCCTCAAGAAGTTCGACCGCTTCTGTCCGATCCATCATCCGCGGGTCTTTTGGTAGGCCAAGCTCCGTATGGAAGCGACGGATGATATCGAGGCCGAAGGCATGGAACGTGCCTATCCACATCGCGGCCGCGGCTTCTGGCCGCTTGCGCGCGATCCGCTCAGCCATCTCGCCTGCCGCCTTATTTGAGAAGGTCAACAGCAATATCCGCCTTGGATCGACGTCTTCGTCTAGGAGTCCTTCGACCCGCGCAATCAGCGTCTGTGTCTTGCCGGTGCCAGGTCCCGCTTCAAGCAGATAGGCTTCGCCACGATGTCCTGCAGCCGCCGCTTGCAGCGGATTGAGCGACCGTTCGACATTCTCAGCGTTTGCGGCAGGAGGTGCCGCCGGCAGTAGCAAAGCATCGAACAACTGCTGTGCAACGACTTCGAACGGTGCACCGAGCTTTGCGGCAATGGTAGACGCGGTGAGCCCATCGTCAACATGGAGCTTCCGCGCGACGTTACGGGGGAGCAGTAGCTCGCGCGCGAATAGGTCCATCTGGATCTCTCGGCGTTGCCTGCGGCCATAATCGATAACCCGGTCCATACCGACCGGTGAGGGTTCAGCCGCGCGGGCCGGATCAATGGTTGGCGCCGGTTCGCCAGCTGGATCGTCGCCAAGCTCAATATGGCCGATCTCGTGCGCTACAAGAAAGGCCTGCTCAAACAGAGATCCGATGTTCTCGTGGAGAATCAGATCATCTGCGGCGACAAAGGTTGCTCGGCCACCGTTGAGTACAGTTGCCCCTGCCGCTGTAGGTTCTACGTCAATCCCCCGGCGATTGGCCTCGGCGACAACAAATTTATATGTTGACCATGGGTCAGCGCCGGATGCAACGAGGCGAGCATGAATCTCGGAGGCGACTTGCCTAGCAAGTTCCACGCTGTCCAAGTCAGTCTGCCTCCGCCAACAGCTGGGCGCGCCTCTCGGCCGGAACGTTGGCTTCGATTAGCACTCGCTCGAAGGTGACCTGTTCGCCAACCATCGGCTTGTTGTCGGCTTTATAGCTGCGCGCCCCGGCCATTTGAGCCGAACCCCAAGATGACTCCAACTGCGCGACAGAGCAGCGCATCGTCTCCGCCAGCATCGTCAGGACGCGTCGCGGGACGCTAGCGAGAACGACCCTTCGTTCTCGTAATGAGGTCACAACCTGCCGAGGAATATTCATGCGCTGGGCGACTGTTCGCCAGTCATCGACTGTTAATGCCGCAAAAGGGTCGGCTGCATCTGCTGGGACAGCCTTTGCATGTTTTGACCATGCCGTATCGATCAGCG
It includes:
- a CDS encoding UvrD-helicase domain-containing protein, which codes for MDSVELARQVASEIHARLVASGADPWSTYKFVVAEANRRGIDVEPTAAGATVLNGGRATFVAADDLILHENIGSLFEQAFLVAHEIGHIELGDDPAGEPAPTIDPARAAEPSPVGMDRVIDYGRRQRREIQMDLFARELLLPRNVARKLHVDDGLTASTIAAKLGAPFEVVAQQLFDALLLPAAPPAANAENVERSLNPLQAAAAGHRGEAYLLEAGPGTGKTQTLIARVEGLLDEDVDPRRILLLTFSNKAAGEMAERIARKRPEAAAAMWIGTFHAFGLDIIRRFHTELGLPKDPRMMDRTEAVELLEDEFPRLKLAQYRNLYDPTQIIADMLTAVSRAKDEVVDAESYAGLAGNMLAKAQDPDAREAAERANEVASFYAAYERLKRDAHCIDFGDLVALPAKLLENDKAICAALQVQYDHVLVDEYQDVNRSSVRLLRSLRPDGNNLWMVGDAKQSIYRFRGASSFNMTRFGKEDFPCGKRGRLKRNYRSVPEIVASFSSFAITMRAGDADSDLEADRNANGNRPELRKVQRAEQQQVALADAIEELRREGCAYRDQAVLCTGNEKLSMIGQDLERLGVPVLFLGNLFERDEAKDLLAFLSVLVDRRAMGLVRIACWPDFTMSFADVAAIFEHLRVSDYAPADWLQHGDAIPGISDAGRQALARLASVIGGFDQTASPWTVLATLLLDRTRIAAHLSASDHLTDQTRGIAIWQFLNFLRVQPTGRSLPITQLLDRVRRLVRLGDDRDLRQLPSCAQHLDAVRLMTIHGAKGLEFGGVHIPGLNSDTLPRKPQAPPCPAPDGMIAGTEGSPLEAFREGMAEEQECLFYVAQSRARDRLIFYAPTEKSNGYNRPLSPFLDHLGTTMRSRSVVPLRTLPMAAESQDIDLVVDGRLQFRAHQITLYESCPRRFFYTHVLQVGGRRTTTAFMQLHEAVRMVVKAVITSDHLMTEQDLEYLTNAALAEQGLGSHGYLMEFRELALTLLSFFLENRTGSIAEPPAALRLNFGDEVIIVQPDEVLMRPDGARAVRHIRTGHMRSAESEDVGAAALMLAVQQAFPGAVAELVYLADGKTHAIELSERKLKGRKDKLEEFLGNIRAGRFPADVSSRTCPNCPAFFICGQTPAGPLKKKFA